AAAAAGGCATCTTATTCCAACCGGAAAATTTAAAATTCGATTCTTTTGGAAATCTACTCCACCCTTTCCAAAAAGAAATCTGGGGAAGAATCTCCTCTGAAATACTCTTGGATCCGGAGTTAGAATGGAGAGAAAATCCTGAAAATTGGGATTTGATTTGGAAAGAGAGAAAATTCCAGATCCCAAAATTCAGAGCTTAATCTTTCTGATTAAGCTCTGACTCGAGTGGAATTTATTCCCACTCTATCGTGCCGGGAGGTTTATTTGTCAGATCGAAAAACAGATACTCTATCCCCGGAACTTTTAAAACTTCTGAGACCAACTCGTCTAAAACATCTTTTTCCAGTCGGAAGAAACTAGCGGTCATTGCTTCCTGAGAATCCACAGGTCTAAGAACAATACTTCTTTTTCCAGATTCGGAGCCCAAAGGAAGAAGTACCACAGGCATTTGCCAGATCTGGTCGTAGATTTTCCTTTTTTGTAGGACCTTCTCTACCGCTGCATCTGCTTCTCTCAAAATATCCGAATCTTTTTTGTCCAAATCGATTTCTTGGAATTTGAAATTTGCTTTTTTGAAGTCCGTAGACTTTCCTAAAAATAAAACAACTCGATTTACGGAAGAAATTTGGTTTGTGATAGCAGTGGAAATTTTATCCAATTCGTCCCAGTTTTTTTCACCCGAGATCGCAGCACAATGCGCGTAAGATCTTTGGTCTCCTTTTACACCCACAGAAGCCACAGGAAGAAGTTTTGCTTCTAGAGAAGTTTCCGTTCGTACCAGTTCATCTAGCTTTTTTTGGACGGATTCTTCGATCGGTTTTTCTTGGGCTATCATTCGGACCACGAGTCCCGGTCCAGGAAAAGGATGTCTTCCGGTCCATTCTTTAGGAAGTCCTAGGTAATTCCCGAGTTCCCTGACCTCATCTTTATATAAGTCCTTGATAGGCTCGACTACCTTGCCTTCTTCCATTAATTTTTGGATGGCTTCTACCCGATTATGGTGGGTCTTGATTGTATGAGAATGTTTTGTTCCGCCACTTTCTATTGTGTCCGGATAAATGGTTCCTTGTCCGAGTAACCATTCGTCTGCATTCAGTCCTAAACTTTTCGCACAATCTGCTTGGGCTTGTAAGAATAGATTTCCTACAATTTTACGCTTTTCTTCCGGATCTTTTTTACCTTTTAGAGCGGAATAGAAAAGTTCGGAAGAATCGTGAACATGTAACTGAATACCTTGCGGAGAAAGTTTTTCCTGTAGACTTGCTACTTCGTCCTTTCTCATAAATCCAGTATCGATCAGGACTCCCTTCACTCTGTCTTTTCCTAAAGCTCTGGAAAGAAGAAGGTAGGAAACAGTGGAATCGACTCCTCCGGAAACGAGTAAGAAGATTTTTTTGTCAGGCGGAATGATAGAATGTAATTCTGCCTCTTTTAGGTCTAAAAATTGTTTTAGATCCCAGGTGCCTTCTGCCCCTGAAATTTTTACAAAGTTCTCTAAAAGAACGGATCCTTTTTCCGTATGAGTCACTTCCGGGTGGAGTTGTATCCCGAACCATTTTTGGGTCGGATTTTCAACCACTGCGTATTCGCAGTCTTGGCTGGATGCAGTGCGAGTAAAACCGGATGGCAAACGAGTCACCTCGTCTCCATGGCTCATCCATACAACTTCCCCACCGGCAAAACCTTGTAGTAATTGGGTTTTGGATGTATCAATAAAATCTAAAGCGGCTCTTCCGTATTCAGCAATGCCCGCTTTTTTCACTTCTCCACCTAAAAGTTTCATCATAAGTTGGTGGCCATAGCAGATCCCTAAAACAGGAATTCCTAGTTTTAGAACTTCGACAGGTAAAGAAGGGGAATCCGGTTCATATACACTTTCCGGTCCTCCGGAAAGAATGATGCCTGAAAGTTTGGAATACGTTTCGATAGGCTCGTCATTGCCTAAAATTTCGGAATATGCCCCCAAACGACGAATTCTGGATGCGATCAAATGGGCGTACTGCCCTCCAAAATCCACGATCCCAATTACATTTTGGTGCTTCATTCCAAGATATCCTTAACGTTTCCTTTTAAAAGTGAGATGGAAAAAGATTCCCAGAGATAAAGTCCGGAAAACTCTGGTTTTATTAAAGAGGGAATCATGAGCCATCAACAAGAGTCGATCGGAATTTCCGCTTATGAGGGAAGACAGGACCATATCCCCAGTCTGAAACTTCCCGAGATAGAATCTTTCGCCAATGTGTACGAAGGTAAGGATTACACAATCGATTTTACCATTCCAGAGTTCACCGCAGTTTG
This genomic window from Leptospira neocaledonica contains:
- the guaA gene encoding glutamine-hydrolyzing GMP synthase gives rise to the protein MKHQNVIGIVDFGGQYAHLIASRIRRLGAYSEILGNDEPIETYSKLSGIILSGGPESVYEPDSPSLPVEVLKLGIPVLGICYGHQLMMKLLGGEVKKAGIAEYGRAALDFIDTSKTQLLQGFAGGEVVWMSHGDEVTRLPSGFTRTASSQDCEYAVVENPTQKWFGIQLHPEVTHTEKGSVLLENFVKISGAEGTWDLKQFLDLKEAELHSIIPPDKKIFLLVSGGVDSTVSYLLLSRALGKDRVKGVLIDTGFMRKDEVASLQEKLSPQGIQLHVHDSSELFYSALKGKKDPEEKRKIVGNLFLQAQADCAKSLGLNADEWLLGQGTIYPDTIESGGTKHSHTIKTHHNRVEAIQKLMEEGKVVEPIKDLYKDEVRELGNYLGLPKEWTGRHPFPGPGLVVRMIAQEKPIEESVQKKLDELVRTETSLEAKLLPVASVGVKGDQRSYAHCAAISGEKNWDELDKISTAITNQISSVNRVVLFLGKSTDFKKANFKFQEIDLDKKDSDILREADAAVEKVLQKRKIYDQIWQMPVVLLPLGSESGKRSIVLRPVDSQEAMTASFFRLEKDVLDELVSEVLKVPGIEYLFFDLTNKPPGTIEWE